A genomic stretch from Microcebus murinus isolate Inina chromosome 11, M.murinus_Inina_mat1.0, whole genome shotgun sequence includes:
- the ANKRD34B gene encoding ankyrin repeat domain-containing protein 34B: MDESIEISSDGNSLIKAVHQSRLRLTRLLLEGGAYINESNDRGETPLMIACKTKHVDHQSVSKAKMVKYLLENNADPNIQDKSGKTALMHACLEKAGPEVVSLLLKSGADLSLQDHSSYSALVYAINSEDRETLKVLLSACKAKGKEVIIITTAKSPSGKHTTKQYLNMPPVDIDGSHSPASCTTPSEVDIKTASLSRSHSSEAELTLYGFKDRELSGSSDDPWDPSSPGRKAAVALNGSKLPQAPLWLKNTPSLMHQNRVASLQEELQDITPEEELSYKTNALAFSKRFITRHQSIDVKDTAHLLRAFDQASSRKMSYDEINYQSPFSEGNQQCIEIPIDQDPDSTQTIFTSTLRSIVQKRNSGANHYSSDSQLSAGLTPLEDGKALTGKKKILSPSPSQVSGSKELLENVPPGVLSRRNHAVLERRGSGAFPLDHNITQIRPGFLPPLNVNPHPPISDINVNNKICSLLSCGQKVFVPTVPIFPKELKSKKMLLRRQSLQTEQIKQLVNF, encoded by the coding sequence atggATGAAAGTATAGAAATTTCAAGTGATGGAAATTCCTTGATCAAAGCAGTCCATCAGAGCCGGCTTCGCCTCACAAGACTTTTGCTAGAAGGCGGTGCCTACATTAATGAGAGCAACGACCGTGGGGAAACACCTTTAATGATCGCTTGTAAGACCAAACATGTTGATCACCAGAGTGTCAGTAAAGCCAAAATGGTTAAATACCTGTTAGAGAACAATGCTGATCCCAACATACAGGACAAGTCTGGGAAAACTGCTCTGATGCATGCTTGCTTAGAAAAAGCTGGTCCCGAAGTTGTTTCTTTGCTCCTCAAGAGCGGGGCTGACCTCAGCTTGCAAGACCATTCTAGTTACTCGGCTCTTGTTTATGCTATAAATTCGGAAGATAGAGAGACTCTGAAAGTTCTGCTTAGTGCTTGCAAAGCAAAAGGGAAAGAGGTCATCATCATCACGACAGCAAAATCGCCCTCTGGGAAGCACACTACCAAACAGTACTTAAATATGCCACCTGTGGACATAGATGGGAGTCACTCCCCAGCCTCCTGCACCACTCCTTCAGAAGTAGACATCAAAACAGCCTCGTTGTCACGTTCACATTCTTCTGAAGCTGAACTGACACTTTATGGCTTTAAGGATCGTGAGCTCTCTGGAAGCAGTGATGATCCCTGGGACCCAAGCTCCCCTGGGAGGAAGGCTGCTGTGGCCCTTAATGGGTCCAAGCTACCCCAGGCTCCGCTGTGGCTCAAGAATACCCCATCCTTAATGCACCAGAACAGAGTGGCCTCATTGCAAGAGGAGCTCCAGGATATTACTCCAGAGGAAGAATTATCCTATAAAACCAATGCGCTGGCATTTTCCAAGCGATTCATCACTAGGCACCAAAGCATTGATGTAAAAGACACTGCACATTTGCTGAGAGCCTTTGATCAGGCCAGCTCAAGGAAGATgtcatatgatgaaataaattatcaGTCTCCTTTTTCAGAAGGAAATCAGCAATGCATTGAAATCCCTATTGACCAGGACCCAGATTCTACCCAGACAATATTTACTTCCACCTTAAGAAGTATAGTTCAAAAAAGAAACTCGGGGGCAAATCACTACAGCTCTGATTCCCAGCTCTCAGCGGGTCTTACCCCTTTAGAAGATGGCAAAGCacttacaggaaagaaaaagatcctTTCGCCATCTCCTTCACAAGTGTCAGGCTCCAAAGAATTGCTGGAGAATGTGCCTCCAGGTGTCCTGAGCAGGAGAAATCACGCAGTTCTAGAAAGGCGGGGTTCGGGAGCTTTCCCATTAGATCACAATATTACTCAAATCAGACCAGGATTCCTGCCACCCTTAAATGTAAATCCTCACCCTCCCATATCAGATATCAATGTCAACAACAAGATTTGCAGCCTTCTTTCTTGTGGCCAAAAAGTGTTTGTTCCAACAGTTCCTATTTTCCCTAaagaattgaaaagtaaaaaaatgttgTTGAGGAGACAATCATTGCAAACAGAACAAATTAAGCAATTAGtaaatttttaa